The proteins below are encoded in one region of Helianthus annuus cultivar XRQ/B chromosome 2, HanXRQr2.0-SUNRISE, whole genome shotgun sequence:
- the LOC110895849 gene encoding uncharacterized protein LOC110895849, which yields MQISGAVDQLRVSGFCHGVRNNQLVEKLHKDLPKTMEILMERARAFVREKSACGQPNETTARNSKARTTSWRRNASPPKDRNNNWNINRGPYQKSGRSSFRTGNVRFNTFSELTKSSSEILSTETTRFPTPSKQRPTSDKHSKKYCEYHRDKGHTTDECWALKQEIEKAVRSGKLSHLVKEVKDGKKPAIANDNPNTEAGINMIWSAEPRGVKRSNQHRAAWMHQPIYFPPIDPEDARDGPITISAVVAGHLVRRIYVDGGSAFEIMYLQCFQQLNPQTKKKLV from the coding sequence ATGCAGATAAGCGGAGCAGTCGACCAGCTCCGGGTCTCCGGATTTTGTCACGGGGTACGGAACAATCAGTTGGTGGAAAAGCTCCACAAAGATCTCCCAAAAACCATGGAGATACTCATGGAGCGTGCTCGAGCTTTTGTCCGAGAGAAGAGTGCCTGTGGTCAGCCGAACGAAACAACCGCTAGAAATTCCAAAGCTCGAACCACGTCATGGAGACGGAACGCATCGCCACCAAAAGATAGAAACAACAATTGGAACATAAATCGCGGTCCGTATCAAAAATCCGGTCGAAGCAGCTTCCGGACTGGAAATGTGCGATTCAACACTTTCTCTGAACTAACAAAATCATCGAGCGAAATCCTCAGTACGGAAACTACTCGGTTTCCTACACCATCAAAACAGCGACCCACTTCGGATAAGCACTCCAAGAAGTATTGCGAGTATCACCGAGACAAGGGGCATACGACTGATGAATGTTGGGCACTAAAACAAGAGATTGAAAAGGCCGTACGGTCCGGTAAACTTTCTCATCTTGTAAAAGAGGTAAAGGATGGGAAGAAGCCCGCGATAGCAAACGATAACCCGAACACCGAGGCCGGGATCAATATGATCTGGTCTGCCGAGCCAAGAGGGGTAAAACGGTCTAACCAGCATAGGGCAGCATGGATGCACCAGCCCATATACTTCCCTCCGATTGATCCGGAAGATGCTCGAGACGGACCAATCACGATATCAGCTGTAGTCGCAGGACACTTGGTCCGGCGGATCTATGTGGATGGAGGAAGTGCCTTCGAGATAATGTATTTACAATGCTTCCAACAGCTGAATCCCCAAACAAAAAAGAAGTTGGTCTAA